GGCCTCCGCGCCGATCGCGATCAGGCGCCGGCCCACGGCGTCCCCGGACGGCCACAGGTAGCGCGCGAGCGATTCGCTGACGATGACCGCGGCGGGGGCGTCCGTCGTGTCGCGGTCGCTGAACGTGCGGCCCGCCACCAGATCGATGCCCATCGCCGTGAAGTAGCCGGGCGACACGGACTGCACGGCCACCGGCGGCCGGTCCGGCCGGTCCGGCCCGTCGAGAGGTTCGCCTTCGAGCAGCACGCCTCCGTCCATCCCGACGACGCCGTGCTCGAAAGGCAGGAGCAGCACCCCGCCGGCCGCCTCAACGCCGCGCACTTCCCGGACGCGGGCCAGGAGCTCCCGGTAGGCGGTCCGCCTGGGCGCGTCTTCCTCGTACACGCCGTCCCGGGGCGTCAGGGTGAGCGCGAGCACCTCGGCGGGCCGGTATCCGAGGTCGATCCGCGCCAGGTTCAGGTAGCTGGACGTCAGGAGGCCGGCTCCGATCGTCAGGACCAGCGCCATGGCAACCTGGGAGACGACGAGCAGGTTGCGCGCGCCGGCTCCCGCGCGCCCGGTCGTCGCGCCATGCGCAGCGTCGCGCAGCCACGCGACGACGGACAGCCGGCCAGGCCGCGGAGATGCCGCCAGGGTCATCGCGAGCCCGAAAGCGATCGCCAGCCCCGCGCCCAGCCCGACGGCCGGGCCGTTCACCGAGGCCTGCTCCAGCCTGGGAAGATCCGCGGGACCGAGCGCGACCAGAACGGGGAGCGCCGCCGCCGCAAGCGCGATCCCACCCGCCGCCGCGGCTCCCGTGACGAGCAGCGTTTCCGCCAGATGGGCGCGAAAGAGTCGTCCCCGGCCGATCCCGAGCGCGCATTGCACCGCCACGTCGCGCCGGCGCGACTGCGACCGCACGATCATCAGGCCGGTCACGTTGGCGCCGGCGATCAGCAGCAGGAGCAGCCCGCCGCCGAGCAGAACGAGCAGGGCCGCCTCGGCGTCGCCGAAGACGGTGTCGGTCAGCGGCGTGACGACCACGCGGCGCGTGTCCCACCGCGAGAAGTGCGACTCCCACAACCCCGGCACGATGACGTCCATCTCGGCCCGCGCCTGCTCCACGGTGCGGCCCGGCGCCAGGCGGCCGACGACGTAGAGGACGCCGAGGCCGCGCTGCATGCCGGCGTCCATCCCGTTCCGTCGGAAGATGCCGGCCAGCTCCCGGCCGACCGGCGTCCACACCTCGGCGCCGGGCGGGAACCGGAACGCGGGCGGCATGACGCCGACCACGGTGAACGGCTCGCGCCGCGCGCCGACCGGCAAGATCGAGCCCACCACGTCGGGATCCATGTCGAAGTACTGCCGCCACGCCGCGTGGCTCAGCACCATTACGCGCTGCGCCTCGGCCCCGTCCTCTTCCGGCAGGAAGGTGCGGCCGAGGTGTGCCCGGGCCCCCAGCGTGTCGAAAAACGACGCGGAGACCGCGCTGATCGTCAACCGGACCGGCGGATCCTCCTGGACCTCCACGTCTCCCCAGGTCGTCGATCCCATCGCGGCCATGTCCGCGAACGATTCGGCCTGTGCCCGCCAGTCCTCGAAGTTCGGCAGCGACACCTCGATATGGGGGTTGTCGATGCTGTCGTCCCTCTCCCACATGACGACGAGCTCGTCCTGATCCGTGAACGGCAAAGGCCGCAGGAGGACTGTATCGACCACCGCGAAGAGCCCGATGGCCAGACCGAGGCCGATCGCCAACGTGAGCGTGGCGGCGACACTGAAACCGGATTGTCTAATCAGGCTACGGACCGCGTACCGCAGGTCCTGGCGGCACCCGTCGACGAACCGGAGGCCCCTGGCCTGCCAGCCGTCGTTCTCCATATCCGTGCCGCTGCCGCGGGAATGCATGACGCGAGACTTCATTCTGTCATGATCGGTTCGCGTGTCTGGGATCCCGACGCACCGATCCTGGACGTCGTGACTTCTCCGGAGAGAGACGAACATGGATGCCAGGACGACGATTCCCCTCGGCGACCCCGCCCTCTTCCGCCAGCAGTGCTACGTGAATGGTCGCTGGACCGACGCGCGGAGCGGTGACGCCGTCGAGGTCGACAACCCGGCGACGCGCGAGGTCATCGGCACGGTGCCCGCTTTCGGCCGGGACGAGACGCGGGCCGCCATCGAGGCCGCCGACGCGGCGTGGCGCGGGTGGCGCGCGCGCCCGGCGAAAGAGCGCGCCGGGCTGCTGCGCCGCTGGTTCGAGCTGATGATGGCGTACCAGGACGACCTCGCCGGGCTGATGACCAGCGAGCAGGGCAAGCCGCTGGCCGAGTCGCGCGGCGAGATCGCCTACGCGGCGTCGTTCGTCGAGTGGTTCGCCGAGGAGGCCAAGCGCGTCTACGGCGACGTCATCAATCATCCCCAGCGCGGGAAGCGGATCGTGGTCCTGAAGCAGCCGATCGGCGTCGTCGCCTCGATCACGCCGTGGAACTTTCCGGCCGCGATGATCACCCGCAAGTGCGCCCCGGCGCTCGCGGCGGGCTGCCCCGTCGTCATCCGGCCCGCGTCGCAGACGCCGTTCACGGCCCTGGCGCTGGCGGAACTCACCGACCGGGCGGGAATCCCGCCCGGCGTGGTCAACGTCGTCACCGGCCCGTCCGGCCCGATGGGGGCCGAGTTGACCTCGAACCCGACCGTCCGCAAGTTGTCGTTCACCGGATCGACCGAGGTCGGCAAGCTCCTGATGTCGCAATGCGCCGCGACGGTCAAGAAGGTCAGCCTCGAGCTGGGCGGCAACGCGCCGTTCATCGTGTTCGACGACGCGGACCTCGACGCGGCGGTGGCCGGAGCGATGGCCTCGAAGTACCGCAACGCGGGACAGACCTGCGTCTGCGCCAACCGCGTGCTGGTGCAGGACGGGGTCTACGACGCGTTCGCGGCCAGGATGGCCGAGGCGGTCGCCGGACTGCAGGTCGGCAACGGGCTGGATGAGGGGACGCAGCAGGGCCCGCTCATCGACCTGCGGGCGGTCGAGAAGGTCGAGGAGCATATCGCGGACGCGGTCGGCAAGGGCGCGGCGGTCGCGGTGGGCGGCGGGCGCCACGCCCTCGGCGGCAGCTTCTTCCAACCGACCCTGCTCACCGGCGTCACTCCCGCGATGGCGGTGGCGCGCGAGGAGACGTTCGGCCCGGTGGCGCCGCTGTTCCGCTTCGCGACCGAGGACGAGGCGATCCGCATGGCGAACGACACCGAGTTCGGTCTCGCCGCCTACTTCTACAGCCGCGACATCGGCCGCGTCTGGCGCGTCTCCGAGGGCCTGGAGTACGGGATCGTGGGGGTCAATGAGGGGATCATCTCGAACGAAGTGGCGCCGTTCGGCGGCGTCAAGGAATCGGGAATCGGGCGCGAGGGGTCGAAGTACGGCATGGACGACTTCGTCGAGATCAAGTACCTGTGCATGGGCGGCATCGACGCCTAGCGTACGGTCGGAGCTCGCTCGACTGCTTGATTCACAACGTCAGCCTTGCGGCAGCGAGCCTTCGACTACAATCCACTTCTATCGACAACGTTCTGAAGGGAGGGCCGGATGCGCCACCGTCATCTCGCCGCGTTCGTAACGGTTGTCGTGCTTGGAGCGCTGACGACAGTTCCCGTCGCCGCCCAGAACCAGGACCAGGGGACCGCGGACGGGGAGGCGCCGTGGACGCTGCCTCGCACGCCCGACGGGCACCCGGACATGCAGGGCTACTGGACCACCCAGACGTTCACG
The DNA window shown above is from Acidobacteriota bacterium and carries:
- a CDS encoding FtsX-like permease family protein, which gives rise to MFVSLRRSHDVQDRCVGIPDTRTDHDRMKSRVMHSRGSGTDMENDGWQARGLRFVDGCRQDLRYAVRSLIRQSGFSVAATLTLAIGLGLAIGLFAVVDTVLLRPLPFTDQDELVVMWERDDSIDNPHIEVSLPNFEDWRAQAESFADMAAMGSTTWGDVEVQEDPPVRLTISAVSASFFDTLGARAHLGRTFLPEEDGAEAQRVMVLSHAAWRQYFDMDPDVVGSILPVGARREPFTVVGVMPPAFRFPPGAEVWTPVGRELAGIFRRNGMDAGMQRGLGVLYVVGRLAPGRTVEQARAEMDVIVPGLWESHFSRWDTRRVVVTPLTDTVFGDAEAALLVLLGGGLLLLLIAGANVTGLMIVRSQSRRRDVAVQCALGIGRGRLFRAHLAETLLVTGAAAAGGIALAAAALPVLVALGPADLPRLEQASVNGPAVGLGAGLAIAFGLAMTLAASPRPGRLSVVAWLRDAAHGATTGRAGAGARNLLVVSQVAMALVLTIGAGLLTSSYLNLARIDLGYRPAEVLALTLTPRDGVYEEDAPRRTAYRELLARVREVRGVEAAGGVLLLPFEHGVVGMDGGVLLEGEPLDGPDRPDRPPVAVQSVSPGYFTAMGIDLVAGRTFSDRDTTDAPAAVIVSESLARYLWPSGDAVGRRLIAIGAEADSDGARAWQTVAGVVEDARYRELERGRFDLYVPFTQVSMGLNHLVIRTGGDPVQLAAALRSAVRQADPNFVIDSITPLRGLVDDVMRPWRFNMTMATLLAALAAGLAAIGLFGTVAYGVARRTREIGVRRALGARAVDVLRLVWGQAVALTLLGAVIGLGIALPAGELLRPLLFGVAPREAGTFVVLTALLVAVCAAASLLAAWRATRIDPLAALRESE
- a CDS encoding NAD-dependent succinate-semialdehyde dehydrogenase, which produces MDARTTIPLGDPALFRQQCYVNGRWTDARSGDAVEVDNPATREVIGTVPAFGRDETRAAIEAADAAWRGWRARPAKERAGLLRRWFELMMAYQDDLAGLMTSEQGKPLAESRGEIAYAASFVEWFAEEAKRVYGDVINHPQRGKRIVVLKQPIGVVASITPWNFPAAMITRKCAPALAAGCPVVIRPASQTPFTALALAELTDRAGIPPGVVNVVTGPSGPMGAELTSNPTVRKLSFTGSTEVGKLLMSQCAATVKKVSLELGGNAPFIVFDDADLDAAVAGAMASKYRNAGQTCVCANRVLVQDGVYDAFAARMAEAVAGLQVGNGLDEGTQQGPLIDLRAVEKVEEHIADAVGKGAAVAVGGGRHALGGSFFQPTLLTGVTPAMAVAREETFGPVAPLFRFATEDEAIRMANDTEFGLAAYFYSRDIGRVWRVSEGLEYGIVGVNEGIISNEVAPFGGVKESGIGREGSKYGMDDFVEIKYLCMGGIDA